A genomic window from Winogradskyella sp. J14-2 includes:
- a CDS encoding polysaccharide deacetylase family protein — protein MKTLMLHSVGCEKENWYRKWLSISIEHFENFCQYLVKNNFETIFLDSWVENPNADNKIVLTFDDGYLDNWVYAYPILKKYGLKGTIFINPEFIQNETDIRYNLEDVWNKKIDQSHLTKLGFLNWSELKAMQDSGVIDIQSHSMSHNFYFYSNKIIDIYTGQPKHNWLPWLSKPKRKPYYINEDQSKFIDNGFPIFEYDRALRVRRYIPDEKFIQYSVDAYSKLGEAIDKTEFIKNLNDKLNEFPGCFESDADMHNRYTYELAESKRIIEEKLSKPVDFICWPGGGFNQSSIDVAKEVNYKAMTASDKKIKSLNTEGILNISRNAMTSFIQTPKRDHYIKNPQFLVTLFKYHNGSVLSKYKYRLRKLSLIVFDKLF, from the coding sequence ATGAAAACCTTAATGCTTCACAGTGTTGGTTGTGAAAAAGAAAATTGGTACAGAAAATGGCTTTCTATCTCTATAGAACATTTTGAGAATTTTTGCCAATACCTAGTAAAAAACAATTTTGAAACTATTTTTCTAGACTCTTGGGTAGAAAATCCAAATGCAGATAATAAGATTGTACTTACTTTTGATGATGGGTACTTAGATAACTGGGTGTATGCTTACCCGATATTAAAAAAATATGGTCTTAAAGGAACAATATTTATAAATCCAGAATTCATTCAGAATGAGACGGATATTAGATATAACCTAGAGGATGTTTGGAATAAAAAAATTGATCAGTCGCACTTAACAAAGCTTGGTTTTTTAAACTGGTCAGAACTTAAGGCAATGCAAGATTCTGGTGTTATTGATATTCAATCACATAGTATGAGTCATAACTTTTATTTTTATTCTAATAAAATAATTGACATTTATACAGGTCAACCTAAGCACAATTGGTTACCATGGTTATCAAAACCAAAAAGAAAACCTTATTATATTAACGAAGACCAATCAAAATTTATTGACAATGGTTTTCCAATTTTTGAATATGATAGAGCGCTTAGAGTTCGTAGATATATCCCAGATGAAAAATTTATTCAATATTCTGTTGACGCATACTCAAAATTGGGTGAAGCTATAGATAAGACCGAATTTATTAAAAATTTAAACGACAAGCTTAATGAATTTCCTGGCTGTTTTGAGTCTGATGCAGATATGCATAACCGCTATACCTACGAGTTAGCGGAAAGTAAGAGAATTATAGAAGAAAAATTGAGCAAACCTGTTGATTTTATTTGTTGGCCTGGTGGCGGTTTTAACCAATCTAGTATAGATGTAGCTAAAGAGGTAAATTACAAGGCCATGACAGCATCAGACAAAAAAATTAAATCTCTTAATACAGAAGGAATACTTAACATAAGTAGAAATGCCATGACGTCGTTTATACAAACCCCTAAGCGTGACCATTACATAAAAAATCCTCAATTCTTAGTCACTCTTTTTAAGTATCATAACGGGAGTGTATTGAGCAAATATAAATACCGTTTACGAAAATTAAGCCTGATTGTTTTTGACAAACTATTTTAA
- a CDS encoding GumC family protein, whose amino-acid sequence MKSKTNTVDLKQTLELFLSYWKWILLCVIIAVMLGFTHLRYADYEYKANATIKIRDEEQSQKLPSLDDVKANGLFSGGADKIKDEIRVIRSREIAENIIKKLDLNIRYYADGKIKEKEYYKDAPVKINFYGSDSLIDRIGRSLFIKIKSPTQYLLFDEKEQSLFDDREDTEGKLYDFGEKVDTPYGGFYIVPNDGKYAPKVGTNIKIAIIPVRKLINQYSKNVTISTEKGSSVVGLELKETVAKRAVDYLDQLIKEYNNDVLKDKEEVVKVTSDFITNRLQKVSKELEEVDYTAEELQKRNNLTALGAQADLNLQANKQLEQQIASTATNIQLISYLQEEIQTENRSSDMLPADVGIGDASTAQMIASHNELVAERDRILKNSTPKNPVVVNLNDQINALKSNLERSLSNMKQTSELTLNNLNKENSRIRGQLYAAPTKARQFRDIKRQQDIKESLYLYLLEKREESAIRLGMYTPNAKIIENAYSSYMPIAPKPAIIYIASVILGLMIPIGIIYLINLLDSKVYNKNDLVNILDVPYLGDIPKTSKKQKLIKRVDYSPKAEAFRIVRSNIDFILRDLNNQQKRLFITSTKAQEGKSHTSTNLASSISFSEKSVLLIEMDIRVPKILDYLGIKEKPKRGLSDYLADSSVKPQEIVVKHPENKFLDIIPSGTIPPNPSELLMSPRVAELFKYFEKKYDYIVADTSAVGLVSDTLLISELADLFVYVVSADNVDKRRLVSVAQPLYEDKRLPNMTMLLNGVKPGKKGYGYGYGYGNNPNKKKKWFSFS is encoded by the coding sequence ATGAAATCCAAAACAAACACTGTAGACTTAAAACAAACGTTAGAACTATTTCTCTCGTATTGGAAATGGATTCTTCTCTGCGTAATCATTGCTGTAATGCTAGGTTTTACACACCTTCGCTACGCTGATTACGAATACAAAGCTAATGCTACTATAAAAATTAGAGACGAAGAACAATCTCAAAAATTACCAAGCTTAGACGATGTAAAGGCCAATGGTTTATTTTCTGGTGGTGCTGATAAAATTAAAGATGAAATTAGAGTAATACGATCTCGAGAAATTGCCGAAAACATAATTAAAAAGTTAGATCTTAATATTAGATATTATGCTGACGGTAAAATAAAGGAAAAAGAATACTATAAAGATGCTCCTGTTAAAATAAATTTTTATGGTAGCGATTCTTTAATAGACAGAATAGGCCGTTCTTTATTCATTAAAATAAAGTCGCCTACGCAATACCTCCTTTTCGATGAGAAAGAACAATCGCTCTTTGACGACCGAGAAGATACAGAAGGAAAATTGTATGATTTTGGTGAAAAAGTTGACACTCCTTACGGTGGTTTTTACATAGTACCAAACGATGGTAAATATGCACCTAAAGTTGGAACCAATATAAAAATTGCCATAATACCAGTAAGAAAATTAATTAACCAATACTCCAAAAATGTAACCATTTCTACAGAAAAAGGATCTAGCGTTGTAGGATTAGAACTTAAGGAAACTGTAGCAAAAAGAGCAGTAGATTATTTAGACCAGCTCATTAAAGAATACAATAATGACGTTCTAAAGGACAAAGAAGAAGTTGTTAAAGTCACCTCAGATTTTATAACAAACAGACTACAAAAAGTTTCTAAAGAACTAGAAGAAGTAGATTACACAGCCGAAGAACTTCAAAAAAGAAACAATCTTACTGCCTTAGGTGCTCAGGCAGACCTCAACCTGCAAGCAAATAAGCAATTAGAACAGCAGATAGCCAGTACTGCTACTAATATTCAATTAATTTCATATTTGCAAGAAGAAATTCAAACAGAAAACAGAAGCAGTGATATGCTACCGGCAGATGTAGGCATTGGAGATGCATCAACCGCACAAATGATAGCAAGCCATAACGAACTTGTAGCAGAACGAGACAGAATATTAAAAAATTCTACACCAAAAAATCCTGTTGTAGTCAACCTAAACGATCAAATTAATGCACTTAAGTCTAATTTAGAACGCTCTCTAAGCAACATGAAACAAACGTCAGAATTGACCTTAAATAACCTTAATAAGGAAAATTCTAGAATTCGTGGTCAGCTTTACGCGGCTCCTACAAAAGCAAGACAATTTAGAGACATTAAAAGGCAACAAGACATTAAAGAGTCTTTGTACCTGTATCTTTTAGAGAAGCGTGAAGAATCTGCGATTAGACTTGGTATGTACACACCAAATGCTAAAATTATTGAGAATGCTTATTCTTCTTACATGCCAATTGCACCTAAACCCGCAATTATATATATAGCGTCTGTTATTTTAGGGCTTATGATACCTATTGGTATTATTTACTTAATTAATCTTTTAGATTCTAAAGTTTACAATAAAAATGATTTAGTCAATATATTAGATGTGCCTTATCTAGGCGATATACCTAAAACATCTAAGAAGCAAAAACTAATAAAACGTGTTGATTATTCACCTAAAGCGGAAGCCTTCAGAATTGTAAGATCTAATATAGATTTTATTCTAAGAGACCTAAACAATCAACAAAAAAGGTTGTTTATAACATCTACCAAGGCTCAAGAAGGAAAATCGCACACAAGCACCAATCTTGCGAGTTCAATATCATTTTCAGAAAAATCGGTTCTGCTCATTGAAATGGACATACGTGTACCTAAAATTTTAGATTACCTAGGAATAAAAGAAAAACCTAAAAGAGGGCTATCCGATTATTTAGCAGACAGTTCGGTAAAACCTCAAGAAATCGTTGTAAAACATCCTGAAAACAAATTTTTAGACATAATACCGTCGGGCACAATTCCGCCAAATCCTTCCGAATTACTTATGAGTCCGAGGGTTGCAGAACTTTTTAAATATTTTGAAAAGAAATACGATTATATTGTTGCCGATACTTCGGCGGTTGGTCTAGTAAGTGATACGCTACTAATATCTGAACTAGCAGATCTATTTGTGTATGTTGTAAGTGCAGATAATGTAGATAAAAGAAGGCTCGTTAGTGTAGCACAACCACTATACGAAGACAAACGACTACCAAACATGACCATGCTTTTAAATGGTGTTAAACCAGGTAAAAAAGGGTATGGGTATGGTTACGGTTATGGCAACAACCCTAATAAAAAGAAGAAATGGTTTAGCTTTTCTTAA
- the asnB gene encoding asparagine synthase (glutamine-hydrolyzing): protein MCGINGLIDKTKMSEDKMSSVLNAMNNLIIHRGPDEDGVFAEQNDTFTVGMAMRRLSIIDLSSGKQPIFSDDKQIVIVFNGEIYNYRTIKSRLESEGVIFNTTSDTEVILKAYEKYGVESFQWLDGMYGFSIYDKKINKLFIARDFFGEKPLYYTQNDNQFLWASELKSIIKTIDYKPDISKKGLNLYFRLTYIPAPHTIYEGIHKLEANHYLEYDFESFQYSIHKINHEPAPKTVDISFEDAKAKTRELVYKSVDSRSIADVGLGTFLSGGVDSSIVSLCLSQATDKKIDTFSIGFKKASYDETDKSRVVAKMLDSNHHEFIIDEDDLKHNIHEILVNFDEPFSDTAALPTHLLSEKTRAHVTVALTGDGGDEVFGGYNKYYIGKMNKRYTSVVPKALHKSIAKLSNKYLINKDDTRGKRFQINKLLNAINYEGDFYWDIISLANTSKLLSEIMQDDYYDSDLFQEYKEVLGKQKIETLTDFRLVDKILSLEGGMLAKVDRTSMLTSLECRAPFLNKSIWEFTNTLPESYLMKGWNKKYILKEAFRDQFPQDFLEKGKSGFGSPTGDWLRQSLRKELESYIEPEMLKKQGIFKVDVITKLVQDHLDSKKDSTFRVWSYYCFQKWYKFNFLNEN from the coding sequence ATGTGCGGAATTAACGGACTTATAGATAAAACCAAGATGAGTGAAGACAAAATGTCTTCTGTACTCAATGCTATGAACAATCTGATCATTCATAGAGGACCTGACGAGGACGGTGTCTTTGCAGAACAAAACGACACTTTTACGGTAGGTATGGCGATGCGTCGTTTATCTATTATAGATTTATCATCTGGAAAGCAACCCATTTTTTCTGATGATAAGCAGATTGTTATTGTTTTTAATGGTGAAATCTACAATTACAGAACTATTAAATCTAGATTAGAATCTGAGGGTGTAATCTTCAATACTACAAGTGATACTGAAGTTATCTTAAAAGCGTATGAAAAATATGGTGTGGAGTCATTTCAATGGTTAGATGGCATGTACGGTTTCAGTATATATGACAAAAAGATAAACAAGCTTTTTATTGCCAGAGATTTTTTTGGTGAAAAACCATTATACTACACTCAAAATGACAATCAGTTTTTATGGGCTTCAGAATTAAAGTCTATCATAAAAACTATTGACTATAAGCCAGATATTTCAAAAAAAGGATTAAATCTTTACTTTAGACTCACCTACATTCCTGCTCCACATACCATTTATGAAGGTATTCATAAATTAGAGGCTAATCACTATTTAGAATATGATTTTGAATCATTTCAATATAGCATCCATAAAATCAACCACGAACCAGCACCAAAAACAGTAGATATTTCTTTTGAAGATGCAAAAGCAAAAACAAGAGAACTGGTTTACAAAAGTGTAGATAGCAGATCTATTGCAGATGTTGGCTTAGGTACGTTTTTGTCTGGTGGTGTAGATTCCTCTATTGTGTCACTTTGTTTATCGCAAGCAACAGACAAGAAGATTGATACCTTTTCAATAGGTTTTAAAAAAGCCTCTTACGATGAAACCGATAAATCTCGTGTGGTTGCTAAAATGTTAGACAGTAATCATCATGAATTTATCATAGATGAAGATGATTTAAAGCATAACATCCATGAGATACTCGTTAATTTTGATGAGCCTTTCTCAGATACTGCAGCCTTGCCTACACACCTACTTTCAGAAAAAACCAGAGCGCACGTTACTGTGGCGCTAACTGGTGATGGTGGTGACGAAGTTTTTGGAGGTTACAACAAGTATTACATTGGTAAGATGAACAAAAGGTACACCAGTGTGGTACCAAAAGCGCTTCATAAATCCATTGCTAAATTAAGTAATAAGTACCTAATCAATAAGGATGATACGCGTGGTAAAAGGTTTCAAATTAATAAGTTATTAAATGCTATTAATTACGAAGGTGATTTTTACTGGGACATCATTTCATTAGCCAATACCAGCAAACTATTATCAGAAATAATGCAGGATGATTATTACGATAGTGATTTATTTCAAGAATATAAAGAAGTTTTAGGCAAACAAAAGATTGAAACTCTTACTGATTTTAGGCTTGTAGACAAGATCTTAAGTCTCGAAGGTGGCATGTTAGCAAAGGTAGACAGAACCAGTATGCTTACCTCTTTAGAATGTAGAGCGCCATTTTTAAATAAATCGATTTGGGAGTTTACAAACACATTACCAGAAAGCTATCTAATGAAAGGCTGGAACAAAAAGTACATACTTAAAGAAGCCTTTAGAGATCAATTTCCGCAAGACTTTTTAGAAAAAGGAAAAAGCGGATTTGGTTCACCTACAGGAGATTGGCTAAGACAAAGTCTGCGAAAAGAATTAGAAAGTTATATTGAGCCAGAAATGTTGAAAAAACAAGGCATTTTTAAAGTAGACGTAATAACCAAATTGGTTCAAGATCACCTCGACAGCAAGAAAGACAGTACCTTTAGAGTATGGTCTTACTACTGTTTTCAAAAGTGGTATAAATTTAATTTTCTAAATGAAAACTAA
- a CDS encoding sugar transferase → MYKLFFKRLIDFMIALMGLLILSPIIITIIILLAIANNGKPFFYQKRTGKGGKIFTIVKLKTMNDKKDAHGNLLPDHVRITKVGNICRRYSLDEIPQLFNMLKGDMSLIGPRPLLPKYLPRYTREQFRRHNVTPGITGWAQVNGRNAISWEEKFKLDTYYVDNQSFILDCKIFFKTIQNVIGKKDINSANDQPMPEFMGIDGASQQQK, encoded by the coding sequence ATGTATAAGTTATTTTTCAAAAGACTAATCGATTTTATGATTGCTTTGATGGGACTTTTAATTCTGTCGCCAATCATAATTACCATTATAATTTTATTAGCTATAGCTAATAATGGCAAACCGTTTTTCTATCAAAAAAGAACAGGAAAAGGTGGAAAAATATTCACCATCGTGAAGCTAAAAACCATGAACGACAAAAAAGATGCCCATGGTAATCTTTTACCAGATCATGTAAGAATTACTAAGGTTGGTAATATCTGTAGGCGTTATTCTTTAGATGAAATCCCTCAACTATTCAACATGCTCAAAGGCGATATGAGTTTAATTGGCCCTCGTCCGCTACTCCCAAAATACCTGCCTCGTTATACTAGAGAACAATTTAGAAGACATAACGTAACTCCCGGAATTACAGGTTGGGCACAAGTTAATGGTAGAAACGCCATAAGTTGGGAAGAAAAATTTAAACTAGACACATATTACGTAGATAACCAGTCCTTCATTTTAGATTGTAAAATTTTCTTTAAAACAATCCAAAATGTCATTGGTAAAAAAGATATAAATTCTGCTAACGACCAGCCAATGCCAGAATTTATGGGTATCGATGGTGCATCTCAACAGCAGAAGTGA
- a CDS encoding DegT/DnrJ/EryC1/StrS family aminotransferase, with protein MKPKIWLSSPHMSGAEQTYIKEAFDTNWVAPLGPNVNGFETDLQSYLNEERHVAALASGTSALHLSLILLGVTTGDEVICQSKTFSASANPIAYQGATPIFIDSENDTWNICPNQLEIAVKDRIAKGKKPKAIIAVHLYGMPYKVDEIHGIAKHYEIPVIEDSAESLGSHYKGQNCGTFGDLSILSFNGNKIITTSGGGALVTRTEDQKKQAVFLATQARDHAPHYQHSHIGYNYRMSNIVAGIGRGQMTILDSHVNKRRSNHELYFNTFKDNEQITFLKEPDGHFSNRWLSCILLDSFETREGLRLALEKENIESRPLWKPMHQQPVFKDAPSYLNGVSDALFNRGLCLPSGSNLSKEELDRVISAINTYFAVC; from the coding sequence ATGAAACCGAAAATATGGTTGTCATCACCTCATATGAGTGGTGCAGAACAAACTTACATAAAAGAAGCTTTTGATACCAATTGGGTAGCACCATTAGGACCAAACGTCAATGGGTTTGAAACAGACTTACAATCTTATCTTAACGAAGAAAGACATGTTGCAGCTTTAGCATCTGGTACTTCTGCCCTTCACTTAAGTCTTATATTACTTGGAGTCACTACAGGAGACGAAGTAATCTGCCAAAGCAAAACCTTCTCAGCCTCTGCTAATCCTATTGCATACCAAGGTGCAACACCTATCTTTATAGATAGTGAAAATGATACATGGAATATTTGCCCAAATCAGTTAGAAATTGCAGTTAAGGACAGAATCGCAAAAGGAAAGAAACCAAAAGCAATTATTGCTGTACACTTATATGGAATGCCCTATAAAGTAGATGAAATTCATGGCATTGCTAAGCACTATGAAATACCTGTTATTGAAGATAGTGCCGAGTCTCTAGGAAGCCATTATAAAGGTCAGAATTGTGGAACATTTGGTGATTTATCAATTCTTTCTTTTAATGGTAATAAAATAATAACCACTTCTGGTGGAGGTGCCTTAGTAACTAGAACCGAGGACCAAAAAAAACAAGCTGTCTTTCTAGCTACGCAAGCCAGAGACCATGCACCTCATTACCAACATAGCCATATAGGTTATAACTATAGAATGTCTAATATAGTAGCAGGTATTGGCAGAGGCCAAATGACTATTTTAGATAGCCATGTTAACAAACGTAGATCTAACCATGAGCTATATTTCAATACTTTTAAAGACAATGAGCAAATAACCTTTTTAAAAGAACCAGATGGTCATTTTTCTAATCGATGGTTATCTTGTATACTTCTAGATTCCTTTGAGACAAGAGAAGGATTAAGACTAGCCCTAGAAAAAGAAAATATTGAATCTAGACCACTGTGGAAACCCATGCATCAGCAGCCTGTTTTTAAAGATGCGCCTAGTTATTTAAATGGAGTTTCGGACGCATTATTTAATCGTGGGTTATGTCTGCCTAGCGGATCTAACCTAAGCAAAGAAGAACTAGATAGGGTCATTTCAGCTATAAATACGTATTTTGCAGTATGTTAG
- a CDS encoding polysaccharide biosynthesis/export family protein, giving the protein MKTRNLVIQLIAILVLTSCGSRKNIVYFQDEPIEDGVLVSEPKPIIYKPDDILTINVSALDPDTVKPFNLMVVSNNDSNLLNAGGQQQFQSYLIDYDGNIDFPVLGKLKVAGLNRTQLTSMLVEKISEYANNPIVNVRLSNFTITILGEVRNPGTFTIQDERITVLEALGLADDLTIFGKRKNVLLIREVDGKKKFAKIDLTSVNAVNSPVYYLQQNDVIYVEPNNARIRSSSYNQNNSVLISAIGTLTTIIAVFLVRN; this is encoded by the coding sequence ATGAAAACACGTAACCTTGTAATTCAATTAATAGCTATATTAGTTTTAACTTCTTGTGGATCTCGCAAAAACATTGTTTACTTTCAAGATGAACCCATAGAAGATGGTGTTTTAGTTTCAGAACCAAAACCTATTATATATAAGCCTGATGATATTTTAACAATTAATGTATCTGCTTTAGATCCAGATACTGTGAAACCATTCAATCTTATGGTAGTTTCTAATAACGATTCAAATCTATTAAACGCAGGTGGCCAACAACAATTTCAATCTTATTTAATAGATTACGATGGTAATATAGATTTTCCGGTACTGGGCAAATTAAAAGTTGCTGGTCTAAACCGTACTCAACTAACATCAATGCTAGTTGAAAAAATAAGTGAATATGCTAATAACCCAATTGTTAATGTAAGATTATCTAACTTTACAATTACTATTTTAGGTGAGGTAAGAAATCCAGGAACATTTACCATACAAGACGAACGAATCACCGTTTTAGAAGCATTAGGACTTGCCGATGATCTTACTATATTTGGTAAACGTAAAAATGTTTTACTTATAAGAGAGGTAGATGGCAAAAAGAAATTTGCTAAAATAGATTTAACTTCTGTAAATGCTGTTAATTCTCCTGTGTATTATCTCCAACAAAACGATGTTATTTACGTAGAGCCAAATAATGCCAGAATTAGATCATCTAGTTACAATCAAAATAATAGTGTATTAATCTCTGCTATAGGAACACTGACAACTATCATTGCTGTATTCTTAGTAAGAAATTAA
- a CDS encoding nucleoside-diphosphate sugar epimerase/dehydratase, whose amino-acid sequence MIVAAISLIAVGSYKGVVRFTGFKDIINVIIGANILATILICCTFLSRKLLNDNSVFNISGSIIYIHLLLNILFLIGAKLFIKSLYNQITQDVHKTANVLIFGAGNSGMLTYDAIQNDTKNGFEVVGFIDDDERKIGKKINLVTVYGIADIDEDFIKKNNVEDVIISIQNIDPSRLLQITGSLFNLGLKVKIVPPVQSWIDGDLSVGQIKEVKIEDLLGREPIHIKNPDLIDQYDNKVILITGAAGSIGSEISRKVSLYNYKKLILVDNAESALYDIQQEFKQQGLENIDAIVADVRNKTRIDQIFNLYKPKIVFHAAAYKHVPLMENNPFEAVSVNIGGTKNVVDIAVKHSIDKFVLISTDKAVNPTNVMGATKRIAELYVSCLKGKGHTKFITTRFGNVLGSNGSVIPLFKRQIEKGGPLTVTHKDITRYFMTIPEACQLVLEAAAMGNGGEIFVFDMGEPIKIFNLAKNMIILSGLRYPEDIDIKITGLRPGEKIYEELLADGENTKKTYHEKIMIAKSRHVDIETVASQINKLTSINSLTQPLEIVSYIKALIPEYISNNSTYEVLDSKK is encoded by the coding sequence ATGATTGTAGCGGCAATAAGTTTAATTGCTGTAGGATCATATAAAGGGGTCGTAAGATTTACTGGTTTTAAAGATATTATTAACGTAATTATTGGCGCCAATATCTTAGCCACAATACTTATTTGTTGTACATTTTTGAGCAGAAAACTATTAAATGACAATAGCGTTTTCAATATTTCAGGGTCAATTATTTACATTCATTTACTGCTTAATATACTCTTCTTAATTGGTGCAAAATTATTCATCAAATCTCTTTATAACCAAATTACTCAAGATGTACATAAAACTGCTAACGTTCTTATTTTTGGCGCAGGTAATTCTGGAATGTTAACCTATGATGCTATTCAAAACGATACCAAAAATGGATTTGAAGTTGTTGGCTTTATAGATGATGATGAAAGAAAAATAGGTAAAAAAATAAACTTAGTTACAGTTTACGGTATTGCGGATATTGATGAAGACTTTATTAAAAAGAATAACGTTGAAGATGTTATTATATCTATTCAAAATATAGATCCATCAAGACTACTTCAAATAACAGGTAGTTTATTTAATCTAGGCTTAAAAGTTAAAATTGTACCACCTGTTCAAAGCTGGATTGACGGTGACTTAAGTGTAGGGCAAATCAAAGAGGTTAAAATTGAAGATTTACTAGGAAGAGAGCCTATACACATCAAAAATCCAGACTTAATTGATCAGTACGACAATAAGGTTATACTTATCACAGGCGCTGCTGGGTCTATTGGCAGTGAAATATCAAGAAAAGTTAGTCTTTATAACTACAAAAAACTAATTCTTGTTGATAATGCAGAGTCCGCACTATACGATATACAACAAGAGTTTAAACAGCAAGGCCTAGAAAACATAGATGCTATTGTTGCAGATGTTAGAAATAAAACAAGAATAGATCAGATTTTCAATCTTTATAAACCAAAGATTGTTTTTCATGCTGCGGCCTACAAACATGTTCCATTAATGGAGAATAATCCCTTTGAAGCCGTTAGTGTAAATATTGGTGGGACAAAAAACGTAGTTGATATAGCTGTTAAACATAGCATCGATAAATTTGTATTAATCTCTACAGATAAAGCCGTAAACCCAACTAATGTAATGGGTGCAACAAAGCGTATAGCTGAGTTGTACGTATCTTGTTTAAAAGGTAAAGGGCATACAAAATTTATAACCACACGTTTTGGAAATGTATTAGGTTCTAACGGCTCTGTTATACCATTATTTAAGAGACAAATAGAAAAAGGCGGTCCTTTAACTGTTACCCACAAGGATATAACACGCTATTTTATGACCATTCCAGAAGCTTGCCAGTTAGTGCTAGAAGCTGCTGCTATGGGTAATGGTGGAGAGATTTTTGTGTTTGATATGGGTGAACCTATAAAGATTTTTAATCTTGCCAAAAACATGATTATCCTTTCTGGTCTAAGATATCCAGAAGACATAGACATAAAAATTACTGGATTAAGACCAGGAGAAAAAATCTATGAAGAACTGTTAGCAGATGGCGAAAACACCAAAAAAACCTATCATGAGAAAATAATGATAGCAAAATCTAGACATGTAGATATTGAGACTGTTGCAAGTCAAATTAACAAATTAACAAGTATCAATTCTTTAACACAACCATTAGAAATAGTATCATACATTAAAGCCTTAATCCCAGAGTATATATCTAACAACTCCACTTACGAAGTTTTAGATTCAAAAAAATAA
- a CDS encoding glycosyltransferase family 4 protein, whose protein sequence is MDKKRILIIASFAGSLIRFRGDFIKSLVANGFEVFTASPSYTEEDLQLIKERGAHPIEFNLQRTGLNPFKDFKSILELKSIMKEKKIDLVFPYTVKPVIYGSLAANMIKVPVISLITGLGFAFTGLTRKARILQRFNETLYKLSIRKNKFIVFQNKDDYQLFLDRKVISKKQPVAFVSGSGVNLNEFTFKEKNPTDKVSFLLIARLIKEKGIALYMDAARALKPKYPNAEFHVIGALETSPSAISEDELHELHDKNIIVFHGRQMDVDKHLHLRDVFVLPSYYREGIPRTTLEALACGNPIITTDSVGCRESVKDGINGKLIEPQNLDALIDAMEFFIKNPSQINEMGINSRKYAEERFDVNIINNDLIDLIDKSLS, encoded by the coding sequence ATGGATAAAAAAAGAATACTTATTATAGCATCTTTTGCAGGTTCTTTAATTCGGTTTAGAGGAGACTTTATCAAAAGCCTCGTTGCTAATGGTTTTGAGGTTTTTACAGCGTCACCAAGCTACACCGAAGAAGATTTACAATTAATAAAAGAACGTGGTGCGCATCCTATAGAATTTAATTTGCAACGCACAGGTTTAAATCCTTTTAAAGATTTTAAATCCATTTTAGAGTTAAAATCTATAATGAAGGAAAAAAAAATAGACTTAGTTTTCCCTTATACTGTAAAACCTGTAATCTACGGCTCATTAGCTGCTAATATGATTAAAGTTCCGGTAATTTCACTAATTACAGGGTTAGGCTTTGCTTTTACAGGACTTACGCGAAAAGCCAGAATTTTACAGCGCTTCAATGAAACATTATACAAATTATCAATTAGAAAAAACAAATTTATTGTCTTTCAAAACAAGGATGATTATCAACTGTTTTTAGATCGTAAAGTAATTTCGAAAAAACAGCCTGTTGCTTTTGTAAGTGGCTCTGGTGTTAATCTGAATGAATTCACTTTCAAAGAAAAAAATCCGACAGATAAAGTCAGTTTTTTACTTATTGCTAGATTAATCAAGGAAAAAGGTATTGCACTATACATGGATGCTGCACGAGCATTGAAGCCTAAATATCCAAATGCTGAATTTCATGTTATTGGTGCTTTAGAAACCTCTCCTAGCGCTATTAGTGAAGATGAACTGCACGAATTACATGATAAAAACATCATCGTTTTTCACGGCAGACAAATGGATGTCGACAAACATCTTCATCTAAGAGATGTTTTTGTATTGCCAAGCTACTACCGAGAAGGTATACCAAGAACAACCCTTGAAGCTCTTGCTTGTGGTAACCCAATAATCACTACAGATTCTGTAGGTTGCAGAGAATCTGTAAAAGATGGTATTAACGGCAAACTTATAGAACCTCAAAATTTAGACGCTTTAATTGATGCTATGGAATTTTTCATTAAAAATCCGAGCCAAATAAATGAGATGGGAATTAACAGTCGTAAATATGCTGAAGAACGTTTTGATGTAAATATTATTAATAACGATTTAATTGACCTTATTGATAAATCATTATCATAA